Genomic segment of Mercurialis annua linkage group LG6, ddMerAnnu1.2, whole genome shotgun sequence:
CTTTTGCCGCCTCCACTCTTTCAGATCAAACAAATTCATTCCAAATGCCCATGTGCATGCGTTCGCGTCAAACCTCTTTATCACATACGGATCTGAAAAATTGATGAAAGTATCCATCTGGAGAAATGAAATATCATCCTTCCGGCAAGTCTCAACTGCGCCATTTACTTTCCCGTGCATGTTAAGACTCCACAGTTTGGATAGGTCCCTTTGTATTACCACATCATGATCAAACAATACAATTTTATTCAGCTGAGGGAAGATGTCTGGTAGATAGAATCGAAGATGGTTCAAAGCAGAAGCATATCTTGGATCGTGTGAATTTTGCTGCATTATCGTTGGATTGAAGACGGAAGATAACCATTCAAATCTGTCTATGCTCTGTATATGAAAAGTAGCTTTGGCAGGAGGGTTCAATAAGAACCACATCGAGATTGCTGGGAGGTTGAGAGAATCAGTCACTACATGAAAAACAATTTTCTTTGCGTCCTGCCAGAAGTCGgagaaaaaataatactaaGCTTTATCGTATTTTGCATAAAGCAAGCATGGCACTATAGCAGCTTTGGAAAATTTTAACACAAACAAATAGATTGTAGAAGCAGAAATTAGCACCCACCTACTTTAAAAAGAATCTCGCTATTAATAAACACGAGTTCATGACTTCTAGGAAATGGCAAGAATAGGATTAATATACTTCAAAATTTCTACTCAAGACAAATCGAGCAAGGAAGAACCCACTGCTATTTTATATAACTAGCTCACTAAAACATACATATATTATCATGTTGATTCACCTGAGGATTCGAGCAGAAAAGGTGTAAAAGCAATGTTCAGTCAGTATGATCTTATATCCAATGCAGAATGAAAGGGACCGACTTAGATGTTCCTAAAACAGAAAAATCCACTGTAAAACTATGCATAAAAAAGGTTTCCTGCTGTCCATTCTCAATAGGAAGTCTAGAATTCCAACTTGGTGTTGTAATTTGGCCATTCATCTAATGTCAGCACTAGTTATCCTATTCCATGTTAGAACATGGAAGGTGACAGAGAACATATGCTATGACTagatcaattaaaaaataaaatacttggGGAAGGAGGGAGTGAGAGAGAGAGCAAATAACATGCTCATTTTACCTTTGAAGAAGAGATTGTTGAATTCACAACCACAGCACAAGCCAGAGGATTGTCAGAGAATACAGCATAATGATGGAGGTTATTATCATGCACTCTTTTTTGGTTAGGGAACTGCCTCTTTTCTTGTGGAAGCGAAAAGTATTCAGCTGTTAGTTGCATAGATAGGCAATGAAGGCCTTTTGGTGTAGTTCTAGCAGCAAGGTTAATCAGAAATGTTGTTTGATTTTTCTGTGCTTGAACTTGTTCTTCAGCATTATAATTCATGGCACGAAGCTTCATTGCCATGTCAGAGCAATGCGGGTAAGTACGACTTGCTTTGGACAAAGTAGCCTCCATGGATCTCATTCTCTGTTGAGCACTGCGAGTACAGTGAATTAGTGATGTCAGTAAAACAAATTTAACTCATCATCCTTAATCAGAGCTTGACACTGCTTctaataaatttacaaaattaaatgcAACTCTGACATTTTTATTCATGTATCAACATTCAAAAGTATTTTCTAGAGTAATCTATTCGATTGCAAGAATTGCAACTAACAGCCAGAGAGAAAATAACTTGGGTGAGATGGTACCTCCTTGACAAATCTAAGTTCCTCCTGGATTCACCCAGAGCTCGTTCTAATTCTTTCATACGCAATCTCAACTCTTTTACTAAGTGAGAATTACTACCAGGTGGTGCAAAACTCAAGTAGACTCTGGCTCTAATCAGCTGATCTTTCATCTCTTCTACCTTATCATCTCTAGCTCTCCGAGTTGGAGAGTGCACATTCAGATCATGTTGCACTACAGTTTGGTTGGACTGAAACTGCAGGCaaacaaagtaaaaaaaaatgtaaatctAATCATTTCTAAACATTAAGAAAATATgtcaaaaatatttaagaaaaatgcCTCATGCTAGCATCTATTATACTCTAAAAACCATGACTCAAATGTATAACATTAAAAGAAATTTATGAAAAACAAAAACCTTTAAATCATATACACAATATGTCAATTGTTCATGCATCACGATCACGGAATCAATGCAACTATCAAAGAGGGGCAAAGTCTAATGATTTTTCCTAATTCATGTCTTCAAGAAAGCACAGGAAGAATAAAATGTACCAGGAATTATCAATAAAGAGACCAGACTTAAGACTCAGTTTATACTTATGCTTGCTATATAGTTGCTCCAAGTGACAAGcaactaaattaattattatgtttaGCTGCTTGATGCTTCTTATCCATCTATGGCATCACAGACGGCTAACTCTTCTTATATCAGCAAACATCCTTATTATTTGTAATCCTTCACATACAAAAAGACATTAATTTTGCAGGATAAGATTCAGCTATCAGATAGACTATCACTCTCTTCTGACCACCACTACTACACTTGTTTTTACAAGTCTAATCAATGTATCTAATGCCCAGCCTAAAGAGAAACATTTCAAAAAGGAAAGGAAAATGTCACACCAAATTCTGCTTTACTCAAATCAAACACATGCAGCAGGCAGAATAACGAGTTAAATAAACTGACTACATATACATGCACATTAATGTCGTACTAGTCAGATAAAACAACTCTTGCATACAATACTTGCTAGATTCAAAGATCAGCCGACCAGTTCACACAAATGATAAATCATGCCTCAAAAAAAGTGATGCTGTCAATTTTTaagattagtttcataatgatCTAAGGAAACCATACATGTCAACATCAATCAAGTTACAGCAACTAGcaagaaaacaaaaaagttAAATGATATGTATAAGATCCTAAAGGCCAGCTACAGAAAATTCGTGTGTTTATGTACCTGTTCATTTGACTTGGCTAATACCGTTTTCTGTTGAATGAGcttatctttttcttttgattcaTGGCTAGTTCCTGAGTCAAAGAGTTTCAAATTAGAGACATGTGTACATCCAAAAAGAATGGCAGAGGACTAAAAACAAAAGAAGCACTTCCGACCATTACTTTGCAAAGAACTTATTTATTACATTACCAGCACTCTCAGATTTTTTAGAATCATAAATTGTCTGTCCACCATTGTCGAGATGGATAAAATCAGTTTTTACATCAGTAGAGCTGTAAGCAACTGCAGAACCCAAATCTTTCTCTTCGTAAACATGCTTTGGACCTTTCAATTCTTCACCTGCTTCCTAAATCATAGAGCACCCATGCTAATAAAGATAAGTATCATATACAAGTGGAAGCAAAGCAATAAATGTAAATACAAAAGACCATCGACAAAGATAACTAAAAACCGGATCTACCTGCTCAATCACTTCAAGTTTTCCAGCTCCTGGTCTATAATTATGCACCTATCAAACAGGACCAAAACAAAATCATCATTACGTTAGACCAACCTAAAtttctgaagaaaaaaatgTAAGCAAGGCTGTGTAGCACCAATAACTACAATAAATACAATACATGATCTGATTATCATAACTATTCAATTTATCGGCAATGGCCTAGGTAGCACAGAATCTTTCAATCAACGTGTTCTATTTCGGAAACGTGTTGGACACTTtacatagaaaaccttaaaatgaCACCAAGTGACCTGTTTTTCCGTGTCCATGTCCATGCTACCTAGGCAATGAATAGTCACCACCTCCAACTCGAAGTGAGTGATTGAAATCCGATTATATCTATTTCGAcacatttcaaacttttttcaaTTGAGTTTGTCCGCTAACTGATTTCTAACTTTCATGACATCATAATACGTCGTTTAACTATTCTTTCTCAGTTTGAGACAATTTTCAATTACtacaaacaacaaaaaaataacaatatcgAAACCTCTTCTTTCTAGCAACCAAACAGAAagtttaaaactgaaaataaattaaataaagtgCTAGTAAAAGTTGAAGTTCTTACGAGAGCTGATAAACCTTCAGCAAACTCTTTCTTCCCTGCCAAAACAGATTCACGTCAGATACAATTTCAACTAATGCGCATACTATATAAACATACAGATaacaaatgaacaaaaaaaaattaccgaTTGGACTGAAATTTTTGAGCCTAGTAGAGACGAACAATAGAGGAGCGAACACAGTAAAACAGAGTAACGAGAGGAGTAAGATCCTCTCCCATTGATGAAACACTTTCTTCATCAATATCATCAAAACCgcctataaaaaatatacaaatctTCCAAAAACGAAAAAATAAGCTCAAAATCAATAGAATCTGAATAGTATCTCTCAATCGTTCTCTAAAAAGCACATTTCATAGATGTAAATCGGAGATATTCGATACTTTAATAGCAAGAAATGAacaaaaaattagggtttgaaGCATTTATTTCTGTTTGCGTTTTGAGATTTTAGGAGTTAGAAAGGTTTTTCTATGCTCGGGAGAGAGAGAGAAGGTGTGTATTTTTTTTCTGAGttgtttttttttggttaaagaaaaatgaaataaaaaaatgtaaggtGAAATTAATAAGTAATAGAATGGctgtgtatatatatgtatgctTTGAGATTGGGGAATGAAATGAAAGGAGATAAGTGACGAAGGCACATGATTTGGTAGTGGGGAAATCATGGCGGATGATGAGGACGGGTTTTATTGGTCGTTGATTTTGatgtgtttttgtgtttttagtGGCTCAGATTTGTTGGCTTGTTTGCTGGCTACATCTGTGCTTTGCTCACTCTATTCTGGTTAATGGGTTGGTTGGGATTTGGAACCCTGCCTTAATTCGCACtctatttcatttttgtttttaaataccGACTAGGATAAATTTTTTAGTAGTATTAAAAAGTCATTACTATTGTGTGAGGATTGaaattccctcaagttcattttgaacttgagagggttatgttcacgatctacaccattcattttataatgaacggtgtagattaaaaatgtataattttaatcaagttaagctacaccgttcattttacaataaacggtgtagatcgtgaacataacCCCCTTAAGTTCATTTAaatttgagggaatcccaatccattGTGTgaatatgaaataaaattggaaaaaaattaacattt
This window contains:
- the LOC126653985 gene encoding probable galacturonosyltransferase 6; the protein is MILMKKVFHQWERILLLSLLCFTVFAPLLFVSTRLKNFSPIGKKEFAEGLSALVHNYRPGAGKLEVIEQEAGEELKGPKHVYEEKDLGSAVAYSSTDVKTDFIHLDNGGQTIYDSKKSESAGTSHESKEKDKLIQQKTVLAKSNEQFQSNQTVVQHDLNVHSPTRRARDDKVEEMKDQLIRARVYLSFAPPGSNSHLVKELRLRMKELERALGESRRNLDLSRSAQQRMRSMEATLSKASRTYPHCSDMAMKLRAMNYNAEEQVQAQKNQTTFLINLAARTTPKGLHCLSMQLTAEYFSLPQEKRQFPNQKRVHDNNLHHYAVFSDNPLACAVVVNSTISSSKDAKKIVFHVVTDSLNLPAISMWFLLNPPAKATFHIQSIDRFEWLSSVFNPTIMQQNSHDPRYASALNHLRFYLPDIFPQLNKIVLFDHDVVIQRDLSKLWSLNMHGKVNGAVETCRKDDISFLQMDTFINFSDPYVIKRFDANACTWAFGMNLFDLKEWRRQKLTAQYHKYLQEGYKRPLWKAGSLPLGWATFYNQTVAMDRRWHRLGLGYESKIGANEINQAAVLHYDGIMKPWLDIGIGNYKGYWSKHVNYDNSLLQQCNIHA